Proteins encoded in a region of the Dehalococcoidia bacterium genome:
- a CDS encoding FAD-binding oxidoreductase, producing MAALPEAVDLVVVGGGIVGASVAYFARKAGIERVALIDRGLFGSGSSARAAGGIRQQFSTEVNVRLSQQSLAFYHRFEAELGIDAGFRQSGYLFLLTDGRAWKAFQRQAIMQRDLGVPAQLLDRAGAQKLVPQLAVGDVLGATYCPTDGFADPGSAVEGFVAGARAAGVVCRDETSVTGIELSGGRVAAVQTAAGSVRTPIVVNCAGAFAAVIGRMVGLELPVLPYRRQIFVTDPFEGLPAEMPLTVDFGTKFYCRREGRAVLLGMDDPTEPSGEDTATTVAFLERLIEAATRRVPALAEAAIRTGWGGLYEVTPDHNPLIGETSVPGFWCACGFSGHGFMHAPAAGMVIASLLTTGRSDPDVSELAPDRFARGAAIRETAVI from the coding sequence GCCTACTTCGCCCGCAAGGCGGGCATCGAGCGCGTGGCGCTGATCGATCGCGGGCTGTTCGGCTCGGGTTCCAGCGCGCGCGCCGCCGGCGGCATCCGCCAGCAGTTTTCCACGGAAGTCAACGTGCGGCTCTCGCAGCAGAGCCTCGCCTTCTACCACCGTTTCGAGGCCGAGCTGGGCATCGACGCTGGATTCCGCCAGAGCGGCTATCTCTTCCTGCTGACCGACGGCCGCGCCTGGAAGGCGTTCCAGCGCCAAGCGATCATGCAGCGCGACCTGGGCGTGCCGGCGCAACTGCTGGACCGCGCCGGCGCGCAGAAGCTGGTGCCGCAGCTCGCGGTCGGCGACGTGCTCGGCGCCACCTACTGCCCGACCGACGGCTTCGCCGATCCCGGCTCGGCCGTGGAAGGCTTCGTCGCCGGCGCGCGGGCTGCGGGCGTCGTTTGCCGCGACGAGACGTCGGTGACGGGCATCGAGCTGAGCGGGGGGCGCGTCGCGGCGGTGCAGACGGCGGCGGGCAGCGTGCGCACACCGATCGTCGTCAACTGCGCGGGCGCCTTCGCCGCCGTGATCGGCCGCATGGTGGGGCTGGAGCTGCCGGTGCTGCCCTACCGGCGGCAGATCTTCGTCACCGACCCGTTCGAGGGCCTGCCCGCGGAGATGCCGCTGACCGTCGATTTCGGCACCAAGTTCTACTGCCGGCGCGAGGGCCGTGCGGTGCTGCTGGGCATGGACGACCCGACCGAGCCGAGCGGCGAGGACACGGCGACCACCGTGGCCTTCCTGGAACGGCTGATCGAGGCGGCCACGCGGCGCGTCCCCGCCCTGGCCGAGGCGGCGATCCGCACGGGTTGGGGCGGGCTGTACGAGGTGACACCCGACCACAACCCGCTGATCGGCGAGACGAGCGTCCCCGGCTTCTGGTGCGCCTGCGGCTTTTCCGGCCACGGCTTCATGCACGCGCCGGCCGCGGGCATGGTGATCGCCAGCCTGCTGACGACCGGCCGCTCCGATCCCGACGTGAGCGAGCTGGCGCCGGATCGCTTCGCCCGTGGCGCCGCCATCCGCGAGACGGCGGTGATCTGA
- a CDS encoding HAMP domain-containing sensor histidine kinase, with translation MPRRLLTLPIFYKVLLANSAIVLLGALAGTAITAARVRAHPGVNVAELMAAFVLAGIVISVAVNAIVLRAALSPLLRIERTIDSVRAGSTSARVPAGGLTDPEIERLGETLNAMLDELDRARDRQTALAAQVISAQEEERRRISRELHDDTAQSLTSLLLYAKALEEGEQRPAVREALAEIRGEVGRSLDGVRRLARELRPSALDDLGLAAALDWHVQEFGRRTGLAVRFENGCAGERLRPAVELALFRVAQEALTNVAKHAGARSATVRLACSEHLVRLSVQDDGRGFDVAATPAGVGLYSMRERVALVRGAFTIVSGTHGSEVRAEVPRDGR, from the coding sequence GTGCCGCGCCGGTTGCTGACCCTGCCCATCTTCTACAAAGTGCTGTTGGCCAACTCCGCCATCGTGCTGCTGGGGGCGCTGGCCGGCACGGCGATCACGGCGGCACGCGTGCGGGCACATCCCGGCGTCAACGTCGCCGAACTGATGGCGGCGTTCGTGCTGGCCGGCATCGTGATCAGCGTCGCCGTCAACGCGATCGTGCTGCGCGCCGCGCTCTCACCCTTGCTACGCATTGAGCGCACGATCGACTCTGTGCGGGCCGGCAGCACCAGCGCTCGCGTGCCCGCGGGAGGGCTCACCGATCCGGAGATCGAGCGGCTGGGCGAAACGCTGAACGCGATGCTGGACGAGCTGGACCGCGCCCGCGACCGCCAGACCGCGCTCGCCGCGCAGGTGATCTCCGCCCAGGAGGAGGAGCGCCGCCGTATCTCCCGCGAGCTGCACGACGACACGGCGCAGTCGCTCACCTCGCTGCTCCTCTACGCGAAGGCACTCGAAGAAGGCGAACAGCGGCCGGCGGTGCGCGAGGCGCTCGCCGAGATCCGTGGCGAGGTCGGCCGCAGCCTGGACGGCGTGCGCCGGCTGGCGCGTGAGCTGCGGCCCTCCGCCCTCGACGATCTCGGGCTGGCGGCGGCGCTCGACTGGCACGTGCAGGAGTTCGGCCGGCGCACTGGACTCGCGGTCCGCTTCGAGAACGGCTGCGCCGGCGAGCGGCTGCGGCCCGCCGTCGAGCTGGCCCTCTTCCGCGTGGCGCAGGAGGCGCTGACCAACGTCGCCAAGCACGCCGGCGCCCGCTCGGCCACCGTGCGGCTCGCCTGCTCGGAGCACCTGGTCCGCCTCAGCGTGCAGGACGACGGCCGCGGCTTCGATGTCGCGGCCACGCCCGCCGGCGTCGGCCTCTACAGCATGCGCGAGCGCGTGGCGCTGGTACGCGGCGCCTTCACGATCGTCTCCGGCACGCACGGCAGCGAAGTGCGCGCCGAGGTACCCCGCGATGGCCGCTGA